A genomic stretch from Natronincola ferrireducens includes:
- a CDS encoding HAL/PAL/TAL family ammonia-lyase yields MQKKKHPKEIKKVILGDQITIEEFVAVARFGAEVEFSDKYIQRLKKSRALVEKWIKEGRIMYGITTGFGSLCTEAIPQEETQQLQRNIILSHATSVGEPLSIEAVRGTMLMILQNGGQGFSGIRIETMELYRQFLNCGITPFAPKEGSVGYLSPEAHMALVLIGEGKAYLDGELLSSKEALKRRGLETIVLASKEGLVLTNGTTSTTAIGALALYDMLQAAKTADVIGGMNLEVIKGTVRALDDRLMEIRPHEDQRNTAENIRRILDDSEITKEFRNYRLQDALSIRCIPQLHGAVKKTLKDALKTIEIEMNSCCDNPIIWPEGGDGEAISGGNPDSSYIGLEMDSASIAATMIGKMSERRNNRLIDSNLSGYPSFLIKKPGLNSGLMIPQYTQAGLLNDMKILSHPAMVDSIPTSSNQEDYVAMGYNASKKARQIVDKLEYILAIELLSIFQAHQFMENNLLAATACQRILEEIGKTVPIMEDDMYLYLHINTLKDLIHSGRIIELVEEEVGRLV; encoded by the coding sequence TTGCAGAAGAAAAAACACCCAAAAGAAATTAAAAAGGTTATACTAGGAGATCAAATAACCATTGAAGAATTTGTAGCAGTAGCACGATTTGGTGCTGAAGTGGAGTTTTCCGATAAATATATACAGCGACTTAAAAAATCGAGAGCACTGGTGGAAAAGTGGATTAAAGAAGGTCGAATTATGTATGGTATCACTACTGGATTTGGCTCCCTTTGTACAGAAGCTATACCCCAAGAGGAGACACAACAATTACAGAGGAATATTATATTGTCCCATGCTACTTCTGTAGGAGAACCCCTATCTATAGAAGCAGTCCGAGGAACAATGCTGATGATATTACAAAACGGTGGTCAAGGGTTTAGTGGAATTCGTATTGAAACGATGGAACTTTACCGACAATTTTTAAACTGTGGTATTACCCCCTTTGCACCTAAGGAGGGATCTGTAGGCTATCTTTCACCTGAAGCTCATATGGCATTGGTGTTAATTGGAGAAGGAAAGGCATATTTAGACGGTGAATTATTATCTAGCAAAGAAGCCCTGAAGAGAAGGGGACTTGAGACAATTGTTTTAGCTTCTAAAGAAGGCTTAGTATTAACAAATGGGACAACAAGTACTACTGCTATTGGCGCTCTAGCCCTTTATGATATGCTGCAGGCGGCAAAAACTGCAGACGTTATTGGTGGCATGAACCTAGAAGTGATAAAAGGGACAGTACGAGCCCTTGATGATCGTCTAATGGAGATTCGTCCCCATGAAGATCAACGGAATACTGCTGAAAATATAAGAAGAATATTAGATGATTCAGAGATCACAAAGGAATTTAGAAATTATCGACTACAGGATGCATTGTCAATTCGGTGCATACCACAACTTCATGGAGCCGTAAAAAAGACGTTGAAGGATGCTTTAAAAACCATTGAAATAGAAATGAATTCTTGTTGTGACAATCCAATTATCTGGCCAGAAGGAGGGGATGGAGAAGCTATCTCTGGAGGTAACCCTGATTCCTCTTATATAGGCTTAGAGATGGACTCAGCAAGTATCGCTGCTACCATGATAGGAAAAATGTCGGAACGGAGAAATAATCGATTAATTGACAGTAATCTTTCTGGATATCCATCCTTTCTTATTAAAAAGCCGGGACTGAATTCAGGATTGATGATACCCCAATATACACAGGCGGGTTTATTAAATGATATGAAGATATTATCCCACCCAGCAATGGTAGACAGTATCCCAACCTCTAGCAATCAAGAGGATTATGTGGCGATGGGCTATAATGCCTCTAAAAAAGCCAGACAGATTGTAGATAAATTAGAATATATTTTAGCTATTGAACTTTTATCCATATTTCAAGCCCATCAATTTATGGAGAACAATTTGTTAGCAGCCACTGCATGCCAAAGGATTTTAGAAGAAATAGGGAAGACAGTACCTATAATGGAAGACGATATGTATTTGTATCTCCATATTAACACATTAAAGGATTTAATACATTCCGGTAGAATAATTGAATTGGTGGAAGAAGAGGTTGGAAGGCTGGTGTAA
- a CDS encoding BCCT family transporter, whose product MVEKSVAKHKIRNGVFLPSFFVVGGAALLGIINNTMLTEVAMNTFLFSLRSFGWLYQIISIVALVLVTIITFSKLGKIRFGGADAKPKYSFLTWFAMALTGGIATGVITYGVNEPLIYFGNIYGELGQTGIEPGSSTALLFAMGRCFYNWTFVPYAMYSLCGLIVAYMYFNRKQALSVTATLIPLFGEKVTKGIWANVIDTLALLAIALGLASSLGAGLALVGSGIEMTYGIKQGPIVWLILVLIITATFIFSSLLGIDKGIKWFSDLNAKVFYVLLALLFIIGPGLYIFRTSTAGMAYWLQNFWIWGLDPIDIGGEALVMWWTLYDWAIWIAYAPLMGLFLAIISYGRTIREFMVINWILPSVFSVIWFGVFGSTALYWQQEGVVDLIGTISQHGAVAGLWAFLANLPLGFIFIPVVMIALMLSFSTNADSMTRTIASLCTENIKHDEEPAAWQKLTWGLTIGVISFVMVAYAGGAQGVDGVKYLAAAGGTAVLFVFVLQVISAFKMFFIDKIEE is encoded by the coding sequence ATGGTAGAAAAAAGCGTAGCAAAACACAAAATTCGAAATGGAGTATTCCTACCATCTTTTTTTGTAGTTGGTGGTGCCGCTCTTTTAGGAATTATTAATAATACTATGTTAACCGAAGTAGCTATGAATACTTTTCTGTTTTCCCTAAGAAGCTTTGGGTGGTTGTATCAAATTATATCAATTGTAGCTTTAGTTCTTGTGACTATCATCACTTTTTCTAAATTAGGCAAGATTCGTTTTGGAGGAGCAGATGCAAAACCCAAATATTCCTTTTTAACTTGGTTTGCAATGGCCTTAACTGGAGGAATTGCTACAGGGGTTATCACCTATGGTGTTAACGAACCATTGATTTATTTTGGCAACATCTACGGGGAGTTGGGGCAAACTGGCATCGAACCCGGTAGTTCCACAGCACTACTTTTTGCTATGGGTCGTTGTTTTTATAACTGGACATTTGTACCCTATGCCATGTATTCCTTATGTGGTCTAATTGTTGCATATATGTACTTTAATCGTAAACAAGCTCTATCTGTAACAGCCACTTTGATACCATTATTTGGAGAAAAAGTTACAAAGGGTATTTGGGCAAACGTTATCGATACTTTAGCTCTTTTAGCCATAGCACTGGGTTTAGCTTCCTCTCTTGGGGCAGGTTTGGCATTAGTAGGCTCTGGTATAGAGATGACCTATGGCATTAAACAAGGCCCAATAGTTTGGTTAATTTTAGTACTTATAATAACAGCAACTTTTATCTTTTCATCATTACTTGGAATCGATAAAGGAATTAAATGGTTTTCAGATTTAAATGCAAAAGTCTTTTATGTTCTTTTAGCACTATTGTTTATTATAGGTCCAGGGTTGTATATCTTTAGAACATCTACAGCCGGGATGGCATATTGGCTTCAAAATTTCTGGATATGGGGTTTAGATCCCATTGATATAGGTGGAGAGGCATTGGTTATGTGGTGGACATTATACGATTGGGCCATATGGATTGCCTATGCACCTCTTATGGGACTGTTTTTAGCAATTATTTCCTACGGAAGAACAATCCGTGAATTCATGGTTATTAACTGGATTCTACCTTCTGTATTTAGCGTTATTTGGTTTGGTGTATTTGGATCCACTGCTCTATATTGGCAGCAAGAAGGGGTGGTAGATTTAATTGGTACAATTTCTCAGCATGGTGCTGTTGCTGGACTATGGGCATTTCTAGCTAATCTACCATTAGGATTTATATTCATACCTGTTGTAATGATAGCATTAATGCTTTCGTTTTCAACGAATGCCGACTCTATGACTAGAACAATTGCTTCTTTATGTACTGAAAATATAAAGCATGATGAGGAGCCTGCTGCTTGGCAGAAGTTGACTTGGGGTCTTACAATTGGTGTTATTTCTTTTGTTATGGTAGCTTATGCTGGTGGGGCCCAGGGGGTTGATGGAGTTAAATACCTAGCTGCTGCTGGAGGTACGGCGGTATTGTTTGTATTTGTGTTGCAGGTAATTTCAGCCTTTAAGATGTTTTTTATAGATAAGATTGAAGAATAA
- a CDS encoding RtcB family protein, giving the protein MVLIKGKYNEAKVFTSNLEKETAAQIEELCNQEFVKDSKIRVMPDTHAGKGCTIGTTMTIQDKVVPNLVGVDIGCGLEVIKIKERELNLKFLDKTIYDLIPVGFNIRKTPHPYSQYISFQDLKCKKHVDISRAVLSVGTLGGGNHFIEANKDEKGNIYIVVHSGSRNLGKQVAEYYQQRAYEELANIDAIKQEIITKLKAECREKEIKKELKKLKISGVDKALAYLQKDGFHDYLHDMKIVQQYAVYNRKAILDEIVNRMNVTVVDQFTTIHNYIDLETMILRKGAISAKLGEKVIIPMNMRDGSLICMGKGNPDWNCSAPHGAGRLMSRTRAKEVITLEKFKESMEGIYTTSVKKSTIDEAAMAYKPMDEIINNIKNTVDILHIIKPIYNFKA; this is encoded by the coding sequence ATGGTTTTAATTAAAGGAAAATATAATGAAGCAAAGGTATTTACTAGCAATCTTGAAAAGGAAACAGCTGCTCAAATAGAGGAATTATGTAATCAAGAATTTGTAAAGGATAGCAAAATAAGAGTTATGCCCGATACCCATGCCGGAAAGGGGTGTACCATAGGTACCACCATGACTATCCAAGATAAAGTTGTACCTAATCTAGTGGGGGTGGATATAGGCTGTGGTCTAGAGGTTATTAAAATCAAAGAAAGAGAATTAAATTTAAAATTCCTAGATAAGACTATTTATGATTTAATCCCAGTTGGGTTTAACATACGAAAAACTCCTCATCCCTATAGTCAATATATTAGTTTCCAGGACCTAAAATGTAAAAAACATGTAGATATTAGTAGAGCTGTTCTTAGTGTTGGTACCTTAGGGGGAGGAAATCACTTTATCGAGGCAAATAAAGACGAGAAAGGTAATATTTACATTGTTGTCCATTCCGGAAGTAGAAATTTAGGCAAGCAAGTAGCAGAATACTATCAACAAAGGGCTTATGAGGAGTTAGCAAATATTGATGCTATAAAGCAAGAGATAATTACTAAATTAAAAGCAGAATGTCGAGAGAAGGAAATAAAGAAGGAACTAAAGAAGCTTAAAATATCTGGAGTTGATAAAGCATTAGCCTACTTACAAAAGGATGGCTTTCATGATTACCTTCATGACATGAAAATTGTTCAGCAGTATGCAGTTTATAACAGAAAAGCTATCTTAGATGAAATTGTTAATAGAATGAATGTAACAGTAGTTGATCAGTTTACAACTATTCATAACTACATTGATTTAGAAACCATGATATTAAGAAAGGGAGCTATCTCTGCCAAGTTGGGAGAAAAGGTTATCATCCCAATGAACATGCGGGATGGTAGCTTGATTTGTATGGGTAAAGGTAACCCTGATTGGAATTGTTCAGCGCCCCATGGTGCGGGCAGATTAATGAGTCGTACAAGAGCAAAGGAAGTCATCACATTAGAGAAATTTAAAGAATCTATGGAGGGTATCTACACTACCTCTGTAAAAAAATCCACCATCGATGAAGCAGCCATGGCCTATAAGCCAATGGATGAAATCATTAATAATATTAAAAATACAGTAGATATTCTCCATATTATTAAACCAATCTATAACTTTAAGGCATAA
- a CDS encoding 2-oxoacid:acceptor oxidoreductase family protein, with protein sequence MMDRVIFAGFGGQGVMFLGKVLAYAGMGADLELCWIPSYGPEMRGGTANCSVILSDEEIYSPVIDYADGAIVLNKPAYDKFSPRIKPGGVLVVNTSLAELEEVRDDITIIKIPATDIANEIGNSNIANMVCLGALLPHLKLVDLEKIQKAMENLTHKRPELFKSNLTAIHKGISHTQ encoded by the coding sequence ATGATGGATAGAGTAATATTTGCTGGGTTTGGTGGCCAAGGTGTAATGTTTTTAGGTAAGGTTTTAGCCTACGCAGGAATGGGAGCAGATTTAGAACTTTGTTGGATTCCCTCCTATGGACCTGAGATGCGCGGTGGTACTGCCAATTGTTCGGTAATATTATCAGATGAAGAAATTTATTCTCCTGTTATTGATTATGCCGATGGTGCTATTGTATTAAATAAGCCAGCCTATGATAAATTTTCTCCTAGGATTAAGCCGGGGGGTGTATTAGTGGTGAATACATCTTTAGCCGAGCTAGAGGAGGTTAGGGATGATATAACTATCATTAAGATACCAGCTACAGACATTGCAAATGAAATTGGCAATTCAAATATTGCCAATATGGTGTGTTTAGGAGCACTACTACCCCATTTAAAATTAGTTGACTTAGAAAAGATACAAAAAGCTATGGAGAATTTAACCCATAAAAGACCGGAGTTATTTAAAAGTAATCTAACAGCTATCCATAAAGGAATATCTCATACCCAATAA
- a CDS encoding DEAD/DEAH box helicase, which produces MKNTFMTLGIDRKLVGILNENGIVEPTSIQLQTIPLLLEGRDVIAQAQTGTGKTLAFVLPIMERIDTTKDFVQALIITPTRELALQITQEAKKLAPAKDMNILAAYGGQDVEKQIHKLKGDIHMVIGTPGRLLDHLRRGTIDFRQLKILVLDEADQMLHMGFLQEVKEIIEQTSKERQTMCFSATIPEEIQSIAAKHMKKPARIRVHSKNITLDEIKQIVIETTDRGKQEALLQAINEYNPFIAMIFCRTKRRAKALNEALQSGGYNSDELHGDLSQAKRERVIKALREAKIQFLVATDVAARGLDIEGITHVFNYDIPQDSESYIHRIGRTGRAGETGMAVTFATPKDQNALNIIEKQIKMKLPRQKTLKERILQDETLGDTSKKPSRRGRDEFKGNRKGKESTFKNHKDTRKSATKESDFKKDKDTRKSADKNSKRDGGYKSSKEKHTSRDGKNRSFSKKDSPGKFSNKNNRKR; this is translated from the coding sequence ATGAAAAATACTTTTATGACTTTAGGAATTGATAGAAAACTAGTAGGTATTTTAAATGAAAATGGCATAGTAGAGCCTACCTCTATTCAGCTCCAGACCATACCACTGCTGCTAGAGGGTAGAGATGTCATTGCCCAAGCTCAAACAGGCACAGGTAAAACCTTAGCCTTTGTCCTTCCTATCATGGAAAGGATAGATACGACAAAAGACTTTGTACAGGCTCTAATTATCACCCCTACCCGAGAATTAGCCCTTCAAATTACCCAAGAAGCTAAAAAACTAGCTCCTGCCAAGGATATGAATATCCTAGCGGCCTATGGGGGACAGGATGTAGAGAAACAAATTCATAAGCTAAAGGGTGATATTCATATGGTCATCGGTACACCGGGACGATTGTTAGATCATCTCAGAAGAGGGACCATTGATTTTCGTCAGTTAAAAATATTGGTGCTGGATGAAGCTGATCAAATGCTACATATGGGATTTTTGCAGGAGGTTAAGGAAATTATAGAGCAAACATCCAAAGAAAGACAAACTATGTGCTTTTCTGCCACTATACCAGAGGAGATCCAATCTATAGCTGCTAAGCATATGAAAAAGCCTGCCCGTATAAGAGTTCATAGCAAAAACATAACGTTAGATGAAATAAAACAGATTGTCATTGAAACCACCGATAGAGGTAAGCAGGAGGCATTATTGCAAGCTATCAATGAGTATAATCCATTTATAGCAATGATTTTTTGTCGGACTAAACGTCGTGCAAAAGCTCTAAACGAGGCATTACAAAGTGGTGGGTACAACTCCGATGAATTACATGGTGACTTGAGTCAAGCTAAGCGGGAGAGGGTTATTAAGGCATTGAGGGAGGCAAAAATACAATTTCTAGTAGCAACAGATGTGGCAGCCCGTGGTCTAGATATAGAAGGCATCACCCATGTATTTAATTATGATATCCCTCAGGACAGTGAAAGCTATATCCACAGGATAGGACGAACGGGAAGGGCTGGAGAGACAGGAATGGCCGTTACTTTTGCTACTCCCAAGGACCAAAACGCCTTAAATATTATTGAAAAACAAATCAAAATGAAACTCCCTAGACAAAAGACTTTAAAGGAAAGAATTCTTCAGGATGAGACCCTAGGAGATACTTCTAAAAAGCCTTCTAGAAGAGGTAGAGATGAATTTAAAGGCAACAGAAAAGGCAAAGAATCTACTTTTAAAAACCACAAGGATACAAGGAAGTCAGCAACGAAAGAGTCTGATTTTAAAAAGGATAAAGATACAAGGAAATCAGCAGACAAGAACAGCAAAAGAGATGGAGGATATAAGTCTTCCAAAGAAAAGCATACAAGTAGGGATGGAAAAAATAGGAGTTTTAGTAAGAAGGATTCCCCTGGAAAATTCAGCAACAAAAACAATCGTAAAAGATAG
- a CDS encoding M15 family metallopeptidase: MTAKGKQTRRRINKKRLLLTIMLLSISICVVFVLTDKLSIYIDRVTAIDMPEKTEDSIDKDIPSDKNEEDSVIEEGNINSGSDSKKLIENTDDILVLVNKKRYLPSNYKPSDLVVPNVKFSFDGEYEKKYMRREGASALEELFNQAREEGIYLYAVSGYRSYSTQERLFNNRANRVGEEEANKLSARPGESEHQTGLAMDISSQSAGFDLTEEFGNTVEGKWVRDNAHKFGFIIRY; the protein is encoded by the coding sequence ATGACAGCTAAGGGTAAACAAACTAGGAGAAGAATAAATAAAAAACGACTACTTTTAACTATAATGCTATTATCTATAAGTATATGTGTTGTCTTTGTATTAACAGATAAGCTATCTATCTATATTGACAGGGTTACAGCTATAGACATGCCAGAAAAAACCGAGGATAGCATAGATAAGGATATTCCTTCTGATAAAAATGAAGAAGATAGTGTTATTGAAGAAGGTAATATAAATAGTGGAAGCGATAGTAAAAAACTTATTGAGAATACTGATGATATTTTAGTTCTTGTAAATAAGAAAAGATATTTACCTTCAAATTACAAGCCTTCTGATTTAGTAGTTCCTAATGTAAAGTTTTCATTTGATGGAGAATATGAAAAAAAGTATATGAGGCGTGAAGGAGCTAGTGCCTTGGAAGAGCTTTTTAATCAAGCTAGAGAAGAAGGAATATATTTATATGCAGTTTCTGGATATCGGTCCTATAGTACACAAGAGCGTCTTTTCAATAATCGTGCAAATAGAGTTGGGGAAGAAGAAGCTAATAAGCTAAGTGCTAGGCCAGGCGAAAGCGAACATCAAACAGGACTAGCAATGGATATATCTAGTCAAAGTGCTGGGTTTGATTTAACAGAGGAATTTGGAAACACTGTTGAAGGTAAATGGGTAAGAGATAATGCTCATAAATTTGGGTTTATTATAAGATATTAA
- a CDS encoding DUF1292 domain-containing protein, with protein sequence MKNFMNDCGCNHESHKHHDHQQKKIYLTLMDNTQLECDVLNIFEAGGKNYIAVLPKDSESALLYGFEEGNEGPQLSNIETDEEYETASKAFLELNNHP encoded by the coding sequence ATGAAAAATTTTATGAATGACTGTGGTTGTAATCATGAAAGCCATAAACATCATGATCACCAGCAAAAGAAAATCTATTTAACCTTAATGGATAATACCCAATTGGAATGTGATGTTCTAAATATCTTTGAGGCTGGTGGCAAAAACTATATTGCTGTATTACCAAAGGACTCAGAATCTGCCCTCCTATATGGGTTTGAAGAAGGGAATGAGGGACCTCAATTAAGCAATATTGAAACAGATGAAGAATATGAAACAGCATCTAAAGCCTTCTTGGAGTTAAATAACCATCCATAA
- a CDS encoding sigma-54 interaction domain-containing protein: MAIVDIILKVDHELRLKEIIYMGESKKWFSDKTLYRAIGEKLDYIIGTSITSDGGIIEIENKFFKYQWIEEKNGGTLYLSRDGVLLDLYEQTIKQVAEGIQIFDKNGYFIYGNPASEKLEQYKNEDFKGKHVLELYDLREEYSTILTVLRTQNPVASRCDRFKVKNGKTLTTINSGYPLKIKDRIYGAVVFESDLSVLKQIKKRTFNLENYVESNQSPSDDSLYTFDDIVHTSKGMKDIIYFGKKVSLTDSSVLVVGATGTGKELIAQSIHSFSPRRHKPFIDVNCGAVPYNLFESMFFGTEKGAFTGSVTKKGFFEMADGGTIFLDEINSISMEMQAKLLRVLQEKRFQRIGGTKYIQCDVRIIAASNEDFFQLMEEQKVRQDFYYRISTIKINIPPLQERREDIPILAEYFLKNLCNQYNRREIIIAPQALTALLEYSWPGNVRELQHVIEYGFNRASEETEILEFQHLPDYIQSSKSYTHKTAQLPKEFVSEVTDTNPKNFQEQMELYERRIIIDSLILYKGNITQSAKTLGMSRQSLQYRMKKLGISNM; the protein is encoded by the coding sequence ATGGCTATAGTTGATATCATATTAAAAGTGGACCACGAGCTTCGATTAAAGGAAATAATTTATATGGGAGAAAGTAAGAAATGGTTTAGTGATAAAACTTTGTATAGAGCAATTGGGGAGAAGCTTGATTATATTATAGGTACTTCCATTACATCTGACGGTGGAATTATAGAAATTGAAAATAAATTTTTTAAATATCAGTGGATAGAAGAAAAAAATGGAGGGACTTTATATTTAAGTCGTGATGGAGTGTTGCTTGATCTCTATGAACAAACTATAAAACAAGTGGCTGAAGGAATTCAGATTTTTGATAAAAATGGCTATTTTATATATGGCAATCCAGCAAGTGAAAAATTAGAACAATACAAAAATGAGGATTTTAAAGGTAAGCATGTATTAGAGCTTTATGATCTTAGGGAAGAATATAGTACAATTTTAACGGTTTTAAGAACCCAAAATCCTGTTGCTAGTCGTTGTGATCGTTTTAAGGTAAAGAATGGAAAGACACTAACAACTATAAACTCAGGGTATCCCCTAAAGATAAAAGACAGAATTTACGGGGCTGTTGTTTTTGAAAGTGATTTATCGGTATTAAAACAGATTAAGAAACGTACATTTAACCTAGAGAATTATGTAGAAAGCAATCAGTCTCCATCAGATGATTCTCTGTACACCTTTGACGATATTGTCCACACCTCTAAGGGTATGAAGGATATTATTTATTTCGGTAAAAAGGTTTCATTAACAGATTCTAGTGTTCTCGTTGTGGGAGCAACTGGAACTGGCAAAGAACTGATTGCCCAAAGTATACACTCCTTTAGTCCCAGAAGACATAAGCCTTTTATAGATGTGAATTGTGGTGCAGTGCCCTATAACCTATTTGAAAGTATGTTTTTTGGAACAGAAAAAGGTGCCTTTACTGGAAGTGTTACGAAGAAGGGTTTCTTTGAAATGGCAGATGGAGGAACAATTTTCCTAGATGAGATCAATTCTATTAGTATGGAAATGCAGGCTAAATTATTGCGAGTACTACAGGAAAAACGTTTTCAACGAATTGGTGGTACTAAGTACATTCAATGCGATGTTAGGATTATTGCTGCTTCAAATGAAGATTTTTTTCAGTTGATGGAGGAACAAAAAGTTAGGCAAGATTTTTATTATAGAATTTCTACAATTAAAATCAATATACCTCCCTTGCAAGAAAGAAGAGAGGATATACCAATTTTAGCAGAATATTTTTTAAAGAACCTGTGCAATCAGTATAATAGGAGAGAAATTATTATTGCACCTCAGGCATTGACTGCGTTACTGGAATATAGTTGGCCAGGAAATGTAAGGGAGCTTCAGCATGTGATAGAATACGGATTTAATCGAGCTTCAGAAGAAACAGAAATCCTAGAATTTCAACACCTGCCAGACTATATTCAATCCTCTAAAAGCTATACCCATAAAACAGCTCAGTTGCCTAAGGAGTTTGTTTCAGAAGTCACTGATACAAATCCAAAGAACTTTCAAGAACAGATGGAACTGTATGAACGAAGGATTATAATAGATAGTCTTATATTATATAAAGGAAACATTACACAAAGTGCAAAAACACTAGGTATGAGCAGACAAAGTCTACAGTATAGGATGAAAAAACTAGGGATTTCTAACATGTAA
- a CDS encoding thiamine pyrophosphate-dependent enzyme: MEKVFTRSKGLTEVPFSFCPGCTHGTIMRLIAEVLEELDIIEDTIGISPVGCAGFCQDFFSCDFVGAPHGRAQAVGIGVKRALPERTVFTYQGDGDIAAIGTQHAIHAAARGEKITSIMVNNAIYGMTGGQMAPTTLEGMKTSTSPYGRDHILDGAPMDFPKVIANLQGAVYVASVSVDSPKNIKKAKEAIKKAFKVQQAGLGFALVSVLSTCPTNWNMTPVDSLKWLRENMMPIYEMGEIKVTKEVEAL, encoded by the coding sequence ATGGAAAAAGTGTTTACTAGAAGTAAAGGTTTGACAGAGGTTCCTTTTTCCTTCTGTCCAGGATGTACCCACGGAACGATTATGAGATTAATAGCTGAGGTACTTGAAGAGTTAGATATTATTGAAGATACAATTGGGATTTCTCCTGTAGGTTGTGCAGGATTTTGTCAAGATTTTTTCAGCTGTGACTTTGTAGGCGCTCCCCATGGTAGAGCCCAAGCCGTAGGAATAGGGGTAAAAAGAGCCCTACCAGAAAGAACAGTATTCACTTATCAGGGGGACGGTGATATTGCAGCCATTGGAACACAACATGCTATTCATGCTGCAGCTAGAGGTGAAAAAATCACATCCATCATGGTTAACAATGCCATCTATGGGATGACGGGAGGACAAATGGCCCCTACTACACTAGAGGGGATGAAGACATCCACCAGTCCTTATGGTAGGGATCATATTCTTGATGGAGCACCTATGGACTTTCCTAAGGTCATTGCAAATCTTCAAGGTGCGGTATATGTAGCTTCTGTTTCTGTAGATTCACCAAAAAACATTAAAAAGGCAAAGGAAGCCATTAAAAAGGCATTTAAGGTTCAGCAGGCGGGTCTTGGATTTGCTCTAGTCAGCGTATTGTCCACCTGTCCCACCAATTGGAATATGACACCTGTAGATAGTTTAAAATGGTTAAGAGAAAATATGATGCCTATTTATGAAATGGGTGAAATAAAGGTAACAAAGGAGGTTGAAGCCCTATGA
- a CDS encoding PIG-L family deacetylase produces MKEKIFKAIILVSIVLILGSAALSNIKASANQNSNDSIFQSNVVFYPQHQDDEVLWAGSAIVDAIKQRGADHVYVALISDGIGVNIYKTDEGFKNLTKEEKQQFRNNEFKKSLKALGVKPENIIFLADRVIHGETYFDELKKTILDFEKKFNGEVTQIGHHYKYDDHAMHRKGGEILKELTEKGQVKHAMFFIKPWYSKEIPNEDKLYFTADNKKEHDVVLNACMSYKDIDESNGLYGIGYKSSPNYFKNLLKDDKLTSILTNH; encoded by the coding sequence ATGAAAGAAAAGATTTTTAAAGCAATTATACTTGTAAGTATAGTCTTAATATTGGGCTCTGCAGCTTTATCAAATATAAAAGCCTCTGCTAATCAAAATTCAAACGATTCAATTTTTCAATCTAATGTAGTTTTTTATCCTCAGCACCAAGATGATGAAGTATTATGGGCAGGGAGTGCAATAGTTGATGCAATAAAACAGCGTGGAGCAGACCATGTTTATGTTGCTCTTATATCTGATGGCATAGGAGTGAATATATATAAAACAGATGAGGGATTTAAAAATTTAACAAAGGAAGAAAAACAACAATTTAGAAATAATGAATTTAAGAAATCCTTAAAAGCTTTAGGTGTTAAGCCTGAAAATATAATATTTTTAGCAGATAGAGTTATCCATGGAGAAACATACTTTGATGAATTGAAAAAAACAATATTAGATTTTGAAAAAAAGTTTAATGGAGAGGTTACTCAAATAGGTCACCACTACAAATATGATGATCATGCAATGCATAGAAAAGGTGGAGAAATTCTTAAAGAATTAACAGAAAAAGGACAAGTTAAACACGCTATGTTTTTTATAAAACCTTGGTACTCTAAAGAAATACCCAATGAAGATAAATTATATTTTACAGCTGATAACAAAAAAGAGCATGATGTGGTTTTAAATGCATGTATGAGTTATAAGGACATAGATGAATCAAACGGGTTGTATGGAATAGGCTATAAATCTTCTCCTAACTATTTTAAAAATTTACTTAAAGATGACAAACTTACATCAATATTAACGAACCATTAG